A single Streptococcus thermophilus DNA region contains:
- a CDS encoding alpha-amylase, with amino-acid sequence MTNQTAMQYFEWYLPSDGQHWNNLAEDAQHLADLGISHVWMPPAFKATNKDDVGYGVYDLFDLGEFDQKGTIRTKYGLKEEYLNAINQLKNVGIIPMADVVLNHKAAADKLETFYVVEVDPEDRTKVISEPFEIEGWTHFTFDGRQKAYNDFEWHWYHFNGIDFDAKRNKKGIYLIQGDNKGWAHNDLVDNENGNFDYLMFANLDYRHPEVIENIYEWADWFVETTGVQGFRMDAVKHIDYFFMRNFIRDVKEKQGQNFYVFGEFWNAKEEDNNTYLEKTENRFDLVDVRLHYNLYDASLKGADYDLTTIFEQTLVKNHPEHAVTFVENHDTQRGQALESTVEEWFKPSAYALILLRKDGLPCLFYGDYYGIDGEFAQESFKEVLDTLLYARKDLAYGEQTDYFDDPNCIGWTRSGNEDCTPLAVTISNDAANNKSMEIGSDWAGQTFYDILGNCSDTVTIDEDGWGDFPVSEKSVSVWTIQD; translated from the coding sequence ATGACAAATCAAACTGCAATGCAATACTTTGAATGGTATCTCCCAAGTGACGGCCAGCATTGGAACAACTTAGCTGAAGATGCCCAACATCTAGCAGACCTTGGCATCAGCCATGTTTGGATGCCACCTGCTTTCAAAGCTACTAACAAAGATGATGTTGGTTACGGAGTCTATGACCTATTTGACCTTGGGGAATTCGACCAAAAAGGAACCATACGCACCAAATATGGTCTCAAGGAAGAATACCTTAATGCCATCAACCAACTCAAAAATGTTGGTATCATCCCTATGGCCGATGTTGTGCTCAACCACAAGGCAGCCGCGGATAAACTTGAAACCTTTTATGTGGTAGAAGTTGACCCTGAGGACCGTACCAAAGTAATCAGCGAACCGTTTGAAATCGAGGGTTGGACTCATTTCACTTTTGACGGACGTCAGAAAGCTTACAACGACTTTGAATGGCACTGGTACCACTTTAATGGGATTGACTTTGATGCCAAAAGAAATAAAAAAGGTATCTATCTTATCCAAGGTGACAACAAAGGCTGGGCACATAATGACTTGGTTGACAATGAAAATGGTAACTTTGACTACCTTATGTTTGCTAACCTAGATTATAGGCATCCTGAAGTTATAGAAAATATTTACGAATGGGCTGACTGGTTCGTCGAAACAACTGGTGTCCAAGGTTTCCGAATGGATGCTGTCAAGCACATTGATTATTTCTTTATGCGTAATTTTATTCGCGACGTCAAAGAAAAACAAGGTCAAAATTTCTATGTTTTTGGTGAATTTTGGAATGCCAAGGAAGAGGATAATAATACTTATCTCGAAAAAACTGAAAACCGCTTTGATCTTGTGGATGTTCGCCTTCATTACAATTTATATGATGCCAGCCTCAAAGGAGCAGATTACGATTTGACGACTATTTTCGAACAAACATTGGTCAAAAATCACCCTGAGCATGCGGTAACCTTCGTAGAGAACCATGACACCCAACGTGGACAAGCATTGGAATCTACTGTTGAAGAATGGTTTAAACCATCTGCCTATGCCCTCATCCTTCTTCGTAAAGACGGCCTTCCTTGCCTATTTTATGGTGACTACTATGGCATTGATGGTGAGTTTGCTCAAGAAAGTTTCAAAGAGGTCCTAGACACCTTACTTTACGCTCGTAAAGATTTGGCTTATGGAGAGCAAACAGACTACTTTGACGACCCTAACTGTATTGGATGGACACGCTCTGGTAATGAAGACTGTACTCCATTAGCCGTAACCATTTCTAATGATGCTGCCAACAACAAATCTATGGAAATTGGAAGTGATTGGGCTGGACAAACTTTCTATGATATTCTTGGAAACTGCTCTGATACTGTAACAATTGACGAAGACGGGTGGGGAGACTTCCCAGTCTCTGAAAAATCTGTCAGCGTTTGGACAATTCAAGACTAA